Proteins encoded within one genomic window of Lactococcus garvieae:
- the adhE gene encoding bifunctional acetaldehyde-CoA/alcohol dehydrogenase, giving the protein MSSNKTTTKKELTAADKMELVAKAEAYTDSLVKKAHQAALQFEGYTQVQVDKIVAAMALAASEHSLELAHEAHNETGRGIVEDKDTKNRFASESVYNSIKNDKTVGVISENKVAGSVEIAAPLGVLAGIVPTTNPTSTTIFKSLLSAKTRNAIVFAFHPQAQRCSSHAARIVYEAALKAGAPENFIQWVEDPSLYNTTALIQNTGIASILATGGPGMVNAALKSGNPSLGVGAGNGAVFVDATANVDRAVEDLLLSKRFDNGMICATENSAVIAEEIYDEFLEKLQEHGAYKVPKEDYEAIEKFVFVERAGEGFGVTGPVAGRPGPWIAEQAGVKVPEGKDVLLFELDQENIGEALSSEKLSPLLSLYKSTSRENGKEIVQKLLAYQGAGHNAAIQIGAQDDPFVKEYADAIGAARILVNQPDSIGGVGDIYTDAMRPSLTLGTGSWGKNSISHNLSTYDLLNIKTVARRRNRPQWVRLPKEIYYENNSISYLQEMPDVKRAFVVTDHGMLQFGFVDHMLEQLAVRETQVQTAIYGSVKPDPTLSQAIEIARQMNDFKPDTVIALGGGSPLDAAKIGRLIYEYSVRGEVDLNDDVALKALFEQLAQKFIDIRKRIVKFPHQEQTQLVCIPTTSGTGSEVTPFAVITDDETHVKYPLADYQLTPQVAIVDPEFVMTVPKRTVAWSGIDALSHALESYVSVMASDYTKPLSLRAIKLIFDNLTTSYQYDPSKPSKEGQVARANMHNAATLAGMAFANAFLGINHSLAHKVGGEFELPHGLAIAIAMPHVIKFNAVTGNVKRTPYPRYEIYRAQEDYAEIARYIGLTGQNDAELVDKLIMEIKKLTDSIDIDVTLSGNGVDKDHLERELDKLSNLVYDDQCTPGNPRQPSIAEIKTLLRDQY; this is encoded by the coding sequence ATGTCAAGCAATAAAACCACTACCAAAAAAGAATTGACAGCTGCTGATAAAATGGAGTTAGTAGCCAAAGCTGAAGCCTATACAGATAGTCTAGTCAAAAAAGCCCATCAAGCCGCTTTGCAGTTTGAAGGCTACACTCAAGTTCAAGTAGACAAAATCGTTGCTGCCATGGCTTTAGCCGCAAGTGAACATTCACTCGAACTGGCTCACGAGGCTCATAATGAAACAGGGCGTGGTATCGTGGAAGATAAAGATACTAAAAACCGTTTCGCTTCAGAATCCGTTTATAATTCAATCAAAAATGATAAAACTGTCGGAGTAATCAGTGAAAACAAAGTTGCCGGCTCTGTTGAGATTGCAGCCCCACTAGGTGTTCTGGCCGGTATTGTGCCAACAACTAACCCTACCTCAACAACGATTTTCAAATCACTATTATCAGCAAAAACACGTAATGCTATCGTTTTTGCCTTCCATCCTCAAGCCCAAAGATGCTCTTCACATGCCGCACGAATCGTTTATGAAGCAGCCTTGAAAGCTGGAGCGCCAGAAAACTTTATCCAATGGGTTGAAGATCCTAGCCTTTATAATACAACAGCACTTATTCAAAATACGGGGATTGCTTCAATCTTAGCTACTGGTGGCCCGGGTATGGTAAATGCAGCCCTCAAATCTGGTAATCCATCCTTAGGTGTTGGTGCAGGTAATGGTGCAGTCTTTGTAGATGCTACAGCCAATGTTGACCGTGCTGTTGAAGACCTTCTTCTTTCTAAGCGTTTTGATAACGGTATGATTTGTGCAACCGAAAATTCAGCTGTCATTGCAGAAGAAATTTACGATGAGTTCCTTGAAAAACTCCAAGAACATGGGGCTTATAAAGTACCGAAGGAAGATTATGAAGCAATCGAAAAATTTGTCTTTGTTGAACGTGCAGGGGAAGGTTTCGGAGTAACCGGACCTGTTGCAGGACGTCCAGGACCTTGGATTGCTGAGCAAGCCGGTGTAAAAGTACCTGAGGGTAAAGATGTCCTTCTCTTTGAACTTGACCAAGAAAACATTGGAGAAGCTTTATCTTCTGAAAAACTTAGTCCACTTCTTTCCTTATACAAATCTACATCACGTGAGAATGGTAAGGAAATTGTCCAAAAGCTCTTAGCATACCAAGGGGCAGGCCACAATGCAGCGATCCAAATCGGTGCACAAGACGACCCATTCGTCAAAGAATATGCGGATGCTATCGGTGCAGCGCGTATCTTGGTCAACCAACCTGACTCTATCGGGGGAGTTGGTGATATTTATACTGATGCAATGCGTCCATCTTTGACGCTAGGAACTGGTTCATGGGGTAAAAATTCAATCTCACACAACTTGAGTACATATGATCTATTGAATATTAAAACAGTGGCACGTCGTCGTAATCGCCCACAATGGGTTCGTCTGCCAAAAGAAATCTACTACGAAAACAACTCAATTTCTTATCTACAAGAAATGCCTGATGTGAAACGCGCCTTTGTCGTAACCGACCACGGCATGCTACAATTTGGCTTTGTTGACCACATGCTTGAACAGTTAGCCGTACGTGAAACACAGGTTCAGACAGCTATCTATGGCTCTGTAAAACCCGACCCAACACTCTCACAAGCTATCGAAATCGCACGCCAAATGAATGATTTCAAGCCAGATACTGTCATCGCCCTTGGTGGTGGTTCTCCACTTGATGCTGCTAAAATTGGTCGCTTGATTTATGAATATTCTGTACGCGGCGAGGTTGATCTTAATGATGACGTGGCCCTAAAAGCTCTCTTTGAGCAGTTGGCCCAAAAATTCATCGACATCCGTAAGCGTATTGTCAAATTCCCTCACCAAGAGCAAACACAGTTAGTCTGTATCCCAACCACTTCTGGTACAGGATCAGAAGTTACACCATTTGCTGTTATTACTGATGATGAGACACACGTGAAGTATCCTTTAGCTGATTATCAATTAACACCTCAAGTAGCTATCGTGGATCCTGAGTTTGTTATGACTGTTCCAAAACGTACAGTCGCTTGGTCAGGTATTGATGCTCTCAGCCATGCGCTTGAATCATATGTCTCTGTAATGGCCTCTGACTATACTAAACCATTGTCACTTCGCGCAATCAAACTCATCTTTGACAACTTAACAACTTCTTACCAATACGATCCTTCAAAACCTTCTAAAGAAGGTCAGGTCGCTCGTGCCAATATGCATAATGCTGCAACACTAGCTGGTATGGCTTTCGCCAATGCTTTCCTCGGAATCAACCACTCATTAGCCCATAAAGTTGGTGGAGAGTTTGAATTACCACACGGATTAGCTATTGCTATCGCTATGCCTCACGTGATTAAGTTCAATGCAGTTACTGGCAATGTGAAACGTACGCCTTACCCACGTTATGAAATTTATCGTGCTCAAGAAGACTATGCCGAAATTGCTCGTTATATCGGATTGACTGGTCAAAATGATGCCGAACTTGTTGATAAACTTATCATGGAGATTAAGAAGTTGACCGACAGCATTGACATTGATGTAACACTCTCAGGCAATGGAGTAGATAAAGACCATTTGGAACGTGAATTAGATAAATTATCAAACCTCGTTTATGATGATCAATGTACACCAGGAAATCCACGTCAGCCAAGTATTGCCGAAATTAAAACACTCTTAAGAGATCAATATTAA
- a CDS encoding lactonase family protein, with the protein MREKILVGGYTKRESKGIYSFDLDIAKEELSNLTEVATVQNATYLALDKKKQHLYTCAADEHGGGIASLSYKRGKAELLNYVTGAGAPLCYVAVDDKRGFVYGANYHLGEIRVYKIQKDGSLVLTDTVKHEGEGSKVHPGQERPHVHYADLTPDGRLVTCDLGTDEITVYDVVGEDGKLSIVTLYRMPAGTGVRHLTFHPNGKIAYAIGEFSSTVTVLSYNEEKGRFAALETISTLPANYDGVKSAAAIRLSSDGEFLYASNRGDNSIAIYSVSPLGTKITLENIVKTEGKTPRDFNFNSTEDFIIVAHQDSDNISLFRRDRKTGLLTLKQKDFYSPEGTCILPTL; encoded by the coding sequence ATGCGCGAAAAAATTCTGGTTGGTGGATACACTAAGCGTGAATCAAAGGGGATTTACAGTTTTGATTTAGACATTGCAAAGGAAGAACTTTCTAATTTAACAGAGGTTGCTACTGTTCAAAATGCAACATATCTCGCTTTAGATAAAAAGAAACAGCACCTTTATACCTGTGCTGCGGATGAGCATGGCGGAGGTATTGCTTCTTTATCTTATAAAAGAGGGAAAGCAGAGCTCTTAAATTATGTTACCGGCGCTGGTGCTCCACTTTGTTATGTAGCTGTTGATGATAAACGTGGCTTTGTTTATGGCGCAAACTATCATTTGGGTGAAATTCGTGTCTATAAAATTCAAAAAGATGGCTCATTGGTTTTGACTGATACAGTAAAACATGAGGGTGAAGGATCGAAAGTTCATCCGGGTCAAGAACGTCCACATGTACATTATGCGGATCTTACACCAGATGGTCGTCTTGTAACGTGTGATCTTGGGACAGATGAAATTACTGTTTATGATGTGGTCGGAGAAGACGGTAAGCTTTCTATTGTTACTTTGTATCGTATGCCAGCAGGTACAGGGGTGCGTCACCTCACTTTCCATCCTAACGGTAAAATAGCCTACGCTATCGGTGAGTTTTCTTCAACAGTTACTGTTCTCAGTTATAATGAAGAAAAAGGACGCTTTGCAGCTTTAGAAACTATCAGTACCCTTCCAGCTAATTATGATGGTGTAAAAAGTGCAGCTGCGATTCGCCTCTCCTCCGACGGAGAATTCCTTTATGCTTCCAACCGAGGCGATAATTCAATAGCTATTTACAGTGTCAGCCCATTAGGAACAAAAATAACTTTAGAAAATATCGTAAAAACCGAAGGCAAAACGCCTCGTGATTTTAATTTTAATAGTACAGAGGATTTCATTATCGTAGCACATCAAGACAGTGATAACATTAGCCTTTTCCGTCGAGACAGGAAAACAGGGTTACTTACACTTAAACAAAAAGACTTTTATAGCCCAGAGGGCACTTGCATTTTACCAACACTCTAA
- the tsf gene encoding translation elongation factor Ts → MAVTAAQVKELREKTGAGIMDAKRALVETDGNMEAAAELLREKGIAKAEKKADRIAAEGLTGIAVNGNTAALIELNSETDFVAKNEQFVAIVKETAELIAEKKPATNEEALALTTAEGISLEDSYTQATATIGEKISFRRFQLIEKTDEQTFGVYQHNQGRIGVVTVIEGGDAELAKSVAMHIAAMNPTVLSYKDLDAEFVHDELAKMNHTIDEDNESRKLVNKPMLPHLAYGSRSQLTEEVLANAEAEMKEELLAEGKPEAILGKIIPGKVAKFIIDNTKVDQAYTLLGQLYVMDDSKTVEAFLETKGAKVVAFTRYEVGEGIEKAENNFAAEVAEAAGLA, encoded by the coding sequence ATGGCAGTAACAGCAGCTCAAGTTAAAGAATTGCGTGAAAAAACTGGTGCAGGTATCATGGATGCTAAACGCGCACTTGTTGAAACTGATGGAAATATGGAAGCAGCAGCTGAGCTTCTTCGTGAAAAAGGTATTGCTAAAGCTGAGAAGAAAGCTGACCGTATTGCCGCTGAAGGTTTGACAGGTATCGCCGTAAATGGTAATACTGCAGCACTTATCGAATTGAACTCAGAAACAGACTTTGTTGCTAAAAATGAACAGTTTGTTGCTATCGTTAAAGAAACAGCTGAACTTATCGCAGAGAAAAAACCTGCAACAAATGAAGAAGCTTTGGCTTTGACAACTGCAGAAGGTATCAGTCTTGAAGACTCATATACTCAAGCTACAGCTACTATCGGTGAAAAAATTTCATTCCGTCGTTTCCAACTTATCGAAAAAACAGACGAACAAACTTTTGGTGTTTATCAACATAACCAAGGGCGTATTGGTGTAGTTACAGTTATCGAAGGTGGAGACGCTGAGCTTGCTAAATCTGTTGCAATGCACATTGCTGCTATGAATCCAACAGTTCTTTCATACAAAGACTTGGATGCTGAGTTTGTTCATGATGAATTAGCTAAAATGAACCACACTATTGATGAAGACAATGAAAGCCGCAAATTGGTTAACAAACCAATGCTTCCACATCTTGCATATGGTTCACGCAGCCAATTAACAGAAGAAGTTCTTGCTAATGCTGAAGCTGAAATGAAAGAAGAACTCTTGGCTGAAGGTAAACCTGAAGCTATCTTGGGTAAAATCATTCCAGGTAAGGTTGCTAAATTTATCATTGACAATACTAAAGTCGACCAAGCGTACACACTTCTTGGACAACTTTACGTAATGGATGACAGCAAAACAGTTGAAGCTTTCCTTGAAACTAAAGGGGCTAAAGTAGTTGCTTTCACACGCTATGAAGTTGGTGAAGGTATCGAAAAAGCTGAAAATAATTTTGCAGCTGAAGTTGCAGAAGCAGCAGGTCTTGCTTAA
- the rsmD gene encoding 16S rRNA (guanine(966)-N(2))-methyltransferase RsmD, with translation MRVVAGNYGGRPLKTLAGKTTRPTTDKVKGAIFNMIGPYFDGGRVLDLFSGSGSLAIEAVSRGMDSAVMVEKDRSAQMVILENIKMTKESEKFQLLKMPAERALTNITGQFDLVLLDPPYAKETIVANLEKMQEKNLLAEEAIIVCETDKEVELPEAIGQLSISKEKMYGISKVTIYEK, from the coding sequence ATGAGAGTTGTAGCAGGAAACTATGGTGGTAGACCACTCAAAACATTAGCAGGAAAAACAACACGCCCAACGACAGATAAAGTAAAGGGTGCTATTTTTAATATGATTGGTCCTTATTTTGATGGGGGACGTGTCTTGGATTTGTTTTCAGGTTCAGGGTCTTTGGCTATTGAAGCCGTTTCACGTGGGATGGATAGTGCCGTGATGGTGGAGAAAGATCGATCTGCTCAAATGGTTATTCTTGAAAATATCAAGATGACAAAAGAAAGTGAAAAATTTCAACTTTTAAAAATGCCCGCAGAAAGAGCATTGACCAATATTACGGGGCAGTTTGATCTTGTTTTGCTAGATCCTCCTTATGCGAAAGAAACAATCGTTGCTAATCTAGAAAAAATGCAAGAAAAGAATCTGCTGGCAGAAGAAGCCATAATTGTTTGTGAGACAGATAAAGAAGTAGAGCTTCCTGAAGCGATTGGGCAGTTATCAATCTCTAAAGAAAAAATGTATGGAATTTCAAAGGTTACAATCTATGAAAAATAA
- a CDS encoding glucose-6-phosphate isomerase: MAHIKFDYSKLKPFVADKELDEIQWQVDGADKLLREGTGAGSDFIGWLDLPEDYDKEEFARIQKAASKIQSDSEVLIVIGIGGSYLGARAAIDFLNNSFVNLQSKEARKAPQILYAGNSISSSYLADLVEYVADKEFSVNVISKSGTTTEPAIAFRVFEELLVKKYGREEANKRIYATTDKEKGAVKVNADANNWDTFVVPDSVGGRFSVLTAVGLLPIAASGADITALMEGANAARKEYTATDVRENDAYAYAALRNILYRKGKLSEILINYEPSLQYFSEWWKQLAGESEGKDQKGIYPTSANFSTDLHSLGQFIQEGTRSVFETAIRVEKPRKNITIPELEADLDGLGYLQGKDVDFVNKKAADGVLLAHTDGDVPNMIVTLPEQDEFTLGYTIYFFELAIAISGYLNGINPFDQPGVEAYKRNMFALLGKPGFEELSAELNARL, from the coding sequence ATGGCACATATTAAATTTGACTATTCTAAATTAAAACCATTTGTAGCTGATAAAGAACTTGACGAGATTCAATGGCAAGTTGACGGCGCAGATAAACTTCTTCGTGAAGGTACCGGTGCAGGTTCAGACTTCATCGGTTGGTTAGATCTTCCAGAAGACTATGATAAAGAAGAATTTGCTCGTATCCAAAAAGCAGCAAGCAAAATTCAATCTGACTCAGAAGTACTTATCGTTATCGGTATCGGTGGTTCATACCTTGGTGCACGCGCAGCGATTGATTTCTTGAACAACAGCTTTGTTAACCTTCAATCAAAAGAAGCCCGTAAAGCACCACAAATTCTTTACGCAGGAAACTCAATTTCTTCAAGCTATCTTGCTGACTTGGTAGAATATGTTGCAGATAAAGAATTCTCCGTGAATGTTATCTCTAAATCAGGTACGACAACTGAACCAGCTATTGCTTTCCGTGTATTTGAAGAACTTTTGGTTAAAAAATACGGCCGTGAAGAAGCAAACAAACGCATTTATGCAACTACCGATAAAGAAAAAGGTGCTGTTAAAGTAAATGCCGATGCAAACAACTGGGATACTTTCGTCGTTCCAGATTCTGTTGGTGGACGTTTCTCAGTCTTGACAGCTGTAGGTCTTTTGCCTATCGCTGCATCAGGTGCTGATATTACAGCGCTTATGGAAGGTGCTAATGCAGCACGTAAAGAATATACAGCTACAGATGTGCGCGAAAATGATGCTTATGCCTATGCTGCTCTCCGTAACATTCTTTACCGTAAAGGTAAACTGTCAGAAATCTTGATTAACTACGAGCCATCATTACAATATTTCTCAGAATGGTGGAAACAATTGGCAGGTGAATCTGAAGGGAAGGACCAAAAAGGTATTTATCCAACATCTGCAAACTTCTCAACAGATTTGCACTCTTTAGGACAATTTATCCAAGAAGGTACACGTTCTGTATTTGAAACAGCAATCCGTGTAGAAAAACCACGTAAAAACATCACTATTCCTGAACTTGAAGCTGATCTTGATGGACTTGGTTACTTGCAAGGTAAAGATGTTGACTTCGTTAACAAAAAAGCAGCTGACGGTGTCTTACTTGCCCACACAGATGGTGATGTGCCAAATATGATCGTGACATTGCCAGAGCAAGATGAATTTACTTTGGGTTACACTATCTACTTCTTCGAGCTTGCAATCGCAATCTCTGGTTACTTGAACGGTATCAACCCATTTGACCAACCAGGTGTTGAAGCTTACAAACGTAACATGTTTGCTCTTCTTGGTAAACCAGGATTTGAAGAATTAAGTGCAGAACTTAATGCTCGTCTTTAA
- the coaD gene encoding pantetheine-phosphate adenylyltransferase, with product MKNKIGLFTGTFDPVTKGHLDIIQRASLLFDKLYIGIFKNETKSPLFSLEERVLLIEEAVADLHLDNVEVIAHNNDLTVKVADKLEVTALVRSVRNATDLEYEKNMIYFNREMTGIETILLAARPELENISSTRMRELYHFGQDLSQWLPQNVIEALNKKKSNED from the coding sequence ATGAAAAATAAAATTGGCTTATTTACAGGCACTTTTGACCCCGTGACAAAGGGCCATTTAGATATTATCCAACGCGCGAGTTTACTGTTTGATAAACTTTATATTGGTATTTTTAAGAACGAGACTAAAAGTCCGCTTTTCAGTCTTGAAGAACGTGTATTGCTGATTGAAGAAGCTGTCGCAGACCTACACTTGGATAATGTCGAAGTGATTGCACACAATAACGACCTGACAGTAAAGGTTGCTGACAAGCTGGAAGTCACGGCCCTTGTTCGTTCCGTACGTAATGCTACAGATTTAGAATATGAAAAAAATATGATTTATTTCAATCGCGAAATGACAGGAATAGAAACTATTTTACTGGCAGCAAGGCCTGAGCTGGAAAATATCAGTTCAACCCGGATGCGTGAGTTATATCATTTTGGGCAAGACCTTAGCCAATGGCTCCCTCAAAATGTTATTGAAGCACTGAATAAGAAGAAATCAAATGAAGACTGA
- a CDS encoding SepM family pheromone-processing serine protease, translated as MKTEKIKNKRKFKLILSIGLPLILVVGLFFPLPYYIEQPGGAIPVNQMVNVAGKKDEHKGNFYLTTVEMVRGSAASILYSKFDPFADVLSSKEMTGGLTNQQFDLVNQFYMQTAQNTAVYQAFKLAGKPYEMEYQGVYVLNISEDSTFKNELQLSDTVTEINGKTFKSSAEMIKYVSQQKVGDSVTIKYTRIDGSRHESIGKYIKLSNGKTSIGIGLVDHTQVVTDPKVKIDAGAIGGPSAGMMFTLEIYGQLTGKDLRQGREVAGTGTINEDGSIGQIGGVDKKVTTASKEGAKIFLCPDETEEQSKASGTSNNYTDALAAAKKLKTDMKIVPVKTIQEALDYLEK; from the coding sequence ATGAAGACTGAAAAAATAAAAAATAAAAGAAAATTCAAGCTTATTTTATCGATAGGGCTACCGCTTATCCTTGTGGTAGGCCTATTCTTTCCTTTGCCTTATTATATTGAGCAACCGGGTGGAGCGATACCCGTGAATCAAATGGTAAATGTAGCAGGAAAAAAAGATGAGCATAAGGGAAATTTCTATCTGACTACAGTGGAAATGGTGCGAGGTTCTGCCGCAAGTATACTTTATTCTAAGTTCGACCCTTTTGCGGATGTGCTAAGCAGTAAGGAAATGACTGGTGGTTTGACGAACCAGCAATTTGACCTAGTTAATCAGTTTTACATGCAAACGGCACAGAACACAGCAGTTTATCAAGCTTTTAAACTGGCTGGTAAACCTTATGAAATGGAATATCAAGGTGTGTATGTTCTTAATATAAGTGAAGATTCGACTTTTAAAAATGAACTACAACTTTCCGATACGGTGACCGAAATTAATGGTAAAACATTTAAGTCTTCTGCAGAGATGATAAAGTATGTCTCTCAACAAAAAGTGGGTGACAGTGTAACTATCAAGTATACACGGATAGATGGAAGTCGCCATGAATCAATAGGGAAATATATTAAGTTAAGCAATGGTAAGACTAGTATTGGTATTGGCCTAGTTGATCATACACAAGTCGTAACTGACCCGAAAGTGAAAATTGATGCTGGAGCTATTGGTGGACCTAGCGCTGGCATGATGTTCACTCTAGAAATATATGGGCAACTTACAGGAAAGGACTTGCGTCAAGGACGAGAAGTAGCTGGAACTGGCACAATAAATGAAGATGGAAGTATAGGACAAATTGGAGGGGTAGACAAAAAAGTCACAACTGCCAGTAAAGAAGGTGCTAAAATCTTTCTCTGCCCAGATGAAACAGAAGAGCAAAGCAAGGCCTCAGGAACCAGTAACAACTATACTGATGCCTTGGCAGCAGCGAAAAAGTTAAAAACTGACATGAAAATCGTTCCTGTAAAAACGATTCAAGAAGCTCTGGATTATCTTGAAAAATAA
- the rpsB gene encoding 30S ribosomal protein S2: MSVISMKQLLEAGVHFGHQTRRWNPKMKPFIFTERNGIHVIDLQKTVKLVDDAYNYVRNASTEGAVVLFVGTKKQASEAVKEEALRAGQYYVNHRWLGGMLTNWNTIQKRVARLKSINKMEEDGTFEVLPKKEVVLLNKERERLEKFIGGIADMPRIPDVMYVVDPHNEQIAIQEAQKLGIPVVAMVDTNADPDPIDVIIPANDDAIRAVKLITAKMADAIIEGRQGEDSVEEELAVKDTAASEESLEELAEIVEGK; encoded by the coding sequence ATGTCAGTTATTTCAATGAAACAACTTCTTGAAGCTGGTGTTCACTTCGGTCACCAAACTCGTCGTTGGAACCCAAAAATGAAACCATTCATCTTCACAGAACGTAATGGTATCCACGTTATCGACCTTCAAAAAACAGTTAAACTTGTTGACGATGCTTACAACTATGTACGTAACGCTTCAACTGAAGGTGCAGTAGTACTCTTTGTTGGTACTAAAAAACAAGCTTCAGAAGCTGTTAAAGAAGAAGCCCTCCGTGCTGGTCAATACTACGTAAACCACCGTTGGCTTGGTGGTATGCTCACTAACTGGAACACTATCCAAAAACGTGTTGCACGCCTTAAATCAATCAACAAAATGGAAGAAGACGGAACTTTCGAAGTTTTACCTAAGAAAGAAGTTGTTCTTTTGAATAAAGAACGCGAACGTCTTGAAAAATTCATCGGTGGTATCGCTGATATGCCTCGCATCCCAGATGTGATGTACGTTGTTGACCCACACAATGAACAAATCGCTATCCAAGAAGCACAAAAATTGGGAATCCCAGTTGTAGCTATGGTTGATACAAACGCGGATCCAGATCCAATCGACGTTATTATCCCAGCTAACGATGATGCTATCCGTGCAGTTAAATTGATTACTGCTAAAATGGCTGACGCTATCATCGAAGGTCGTCAAGGTGAAGATTCAGTAGAAGAAGAACTTGCAGTTAAAGATACTGCTGCTTCAGAAGAATCACTTGAAGAACTTGCTGAAATCGTTGAAGGCAAATAA